DNA from Mesorhizobium loti R88b:
ACGAAGCCAACGTCACGATAACCGGACAAATGCCAGTGGATGGCGGCGCCGATCATCCGGTCACCGCGAGCCTCCTGTCGAACGTGGATCCGGCGGGCCTGACGGTCGGCGGAGCAGCTGTTCACTACTATGTCGATCCGGCTCATCCCGATACGCTGGTAGCCTACACAGGCGCCGACCATACGCTGAACAACGTCTTCACACTTACCGTCGACCCGGTTCATGGCACCTACACGTTTACCGAACTGAAGCCACTCGATGCGATCCACACGAACCAGGTCATCAGCGGAGCGTCTTCCTTCGGCTCCGGCCCATCAAACGAACAGTTGCTGCTCGGCGGCAGCCCAAGCACCCAGCTCTCCATCGTCAGTGGCTGGAGCACCGGAGCAGGGTTCAATCTCAGCAACTGGGAGAATGCGACCGCCGGCAGCGCGACGGCTGGTATCGTCATAGACTCGGTCAATGGGTCGACGGGTGGTTGGGGCGTTTCGAACAACAATTTCAATAACGGCGAAATTCTTCGCTTCGATTTCGGAGCCGTCACCGACTACGACGGTGCCGGGGCGTTTGCGCCGGGTAGCTCGGCTTCCGCGAATGTGATATCCGCCAGCTTTACCTTCAGCAGCGGCAGCGACATCGCCTATGTGATCCATTATACCGATGGGACAACCTCATCAGCGACAGCCAACGGTATCACGAGCCTCACACTACCGGCGGTAGCGGGCACCAACTTCATCGACTACGTCGAATTCTATTCCGTCAGCTCCAACTCGAAGGTCGCGCTCGCCAGCGTGTCGACTGCCGATAACAATGGCACCAACAACCTCAACTTCAACGTCTCCGTCACCGATCATGACGGCGACACGGCGAGCAGCACGATCGGCATTACCGTCGACGGCGACCACACGCTGAATGCCACGGCAGGCGTGAACAATGTCATCGCCGGTGGCGCGACCGCTGATACGTTGATCGGAGGCACAGGCAACGATCTGCTCATCGGCGGCGGCGGCAACGACACCCTGACGGGTGGCGCTGGCGCCGACCAATTCCGGATGGCGACCAACACCGGAACGGACACGATCAAGGACTTCGTGCACGGCACCGACAAGATCGGTCTGCTCGATACCGGCGTCAACGGCAGCGGCAGCGTCAATTTCGTCAACACCACCGGAAGCGCGTCCGGAACCGCTCTCAACGCCAGCGACTTCGTCACCCATGCTTCGATAGCGACGATCGTCGCCGCCGACGCCGCGCATATCATTCAGATCACTGCCGCGCAGACCGCGGCACAAATCGCGGCGGCGACGGGTTCTGCCACCAACGCCTATGTGCTTGCCTTCGACTCGACAACCAGCCGCGGCGAACTCTGGTTCGATACCGACTGGAGCACGGCAGGAGGCCGCACCCAGGTCGCAACCCTCGACAACATCACGACTTCAACGCAGCTAAACGCGCTGAACGCCGCCGACTTCGTCGTTCACAACAGCACGTCTGACCCCATAATCCTCGACCTGAACCATAACGGCTTCGCCTTTTCCGATATCAGCCATGGCGTCCAGTTCGACATCAATGGCGACGGCGCGAAGGACCAGGTTGCCTGGAACACGTCGAATGACGGCATGCTGGCAATGGATCTCAACCATGACGGCAAGATCGACGACGGCAAGGAACTGTTCACACAGAACTTCGCCGGCGGACACTTCGCCAATGGCGCCGCCGCACTGGCTTCGCTCGACAGCAACCATGACGGCGTCATCGACCACAATGACGCGGCATTCAGCAGCCTGCTGATCTGGAAGGACGCCAATGCCAACGGCATCAGCGATGCCGGGGAACTGTCCAGTCTCGCGGCCAACGGCGTCGTCTCCATAAGCACGACGCCCAGCCCGGCTTCTGGCGAGATCGACGGCCAGGCCGTGACCGGCAACGGAACCTTCCACATGGCCGATGGAACGACGGGCAACTATGTCGAGGTCGAACTCGACACATCGCTCGCCACCACGCAGGCGCAGCCGTCCGTCGCCTCCGATGGCACCAAGACCTTCGCTATCGGCTCACTCGAGGTCACCGATCTGATCGCGGACTTCCATGACGGCGACAAGATCGACCTTACCTCCCTGCTCAAGGGACTGGCCGGGGTGACCAATCTCGAAGCCGGCGGCTATGTCGAGATTGCACAGTCGTCAACCAATCCGGCGAATGCCGAAGTCAAGGTCGACACCAATGGTGGCGGCGACAACTGCCATACGGTCGCAGTGCTGGAGAACTATACGTTCCACAGCGCGGCAGAAGCGGTGAAAATATTGTACGACGACAGTCATGGCACCAAGCATGACGCGGCTTAGGAGCGAAAGGAACGGGGTCAGGAACATGAACAGAATTTTGCGTGTGGCTTTCGGGGCTGGGCTACTGTCGATCGTTGCGACAGGCCTCAATGCAGCCGACATCATCGAAGGTCCATCGGCCGACTATTGCCGCACCGTCGGCACGTCCAACCTGGTGCTGAACGACAACATCGTCGATCTCAAGGCCCAGGTGGTCAAGCTGATGGACGAGTCCGTCGCCGCCGCCAACAGTACGGAGTGGATCAACTCGTCCCGGCCGGTCTTCGTCTGGGCATCGGAAGCCAAGGTGGCCTGCGGCATGGCCTACGGCTATCTGAAGACGAACTACAAGGACGAAGACACGCTCAACAAATGCGAGTGCTTCCACGACCGCATGGTCGAATACATGCACTGACCGGATGGGCCGCGCCTGTTGGCCATCATGATATCGGACGGATCAGTTTTGCGGGCGATCGCCGAAACGATCGCCTTGGCCAGCACTGGTCTGTTTGCCACCCAGGCTGGCGCCAGCTGGCTGGGCATTTGCCGTTTGCGTGCGCCGCATCTTCGTGCCCGGGCCACGGACTATCGCGCCGCCGGGCAGGCCAGACGGATCATTGCGCTGAAGGCCCGGCTTTTCGACGGCTAAATTAAAGAACAAGACGGCACGGCAAGTCCGCCGTAACATGAATAGAAGACCAGACCGGGAAATGCCGGCGACAGACGGGGTGGAGCAATCATGGAAGCAGGCCGGCAAGGTTGCGGTCCGCAGTCATGGGCAATCGCCCTGGCGCTCGCCATGACATTGTCGGGTTGCCAGTCGAAAGGCGGCGTTTCCGACGTGCTAAACCCGGCAGCGATTGCCGCGCCGGCCGGCCAGAATGGCGCCGCCGTTGCCAGTCCCGCCCAGGCGACCCAGTCGCTGGGTACCGGTTCTGCAAAGATCACGATGTTGCTGCCCTTGTCCGCTCCTGGCACGGCTGGGGAAAACGGCAGAAAGATGCGCGACGCCGCCAAGCTCGCAATGGCGGATATCGGCAACGGATTGCTGACGCTGACCATAGAGGACACGAAAGGCGACAGTGCTCAGGCCAGTAAACTGGCGGTTATGGCGATGACGACGGGATCGAAAGTCGTCATCGGCCCGACAGAGCTCTCGGCGGCCCAGCATATTGCCACGCTGTCGGGATCGAAGCGGCCGCCGGTTCTGGCGCTTGCCGACAATTTCGCGGGCAGCGCCGGGGTTTATGCCGTGCGCCTGAGCGAAGCCGACAGCGCTGCGGCGGGCGCCGCGGGGCTCGCCGCGAAGGGCAGCAAGAAGTTCGTATTGCTTGTTGCGGAAGGCTCGAACGCCAGCGCCGTGGAGAAGCGGGTGGCAAACGGCCTCAGCATCTATGGCGCGACGCTCGCGGTCACTGTGCCATATTCGACCGGCGACGGCAGCAAGGCGGTCGACCAAATGGGCTCACTGGTGGACGCTCCCGACGCAGTCATCGTTGCCAGCGGCGATGAAAGCCCCTCGCCGGTCCTTGCCGCCCTCAAATCAAAGGGCATTCCGGGAAAAGCAATCTCTGTCGTCGGAACCGACCGTTGGCTGGAGCACCCCATGGATCCGCTGTTCGAGGGAGCATATATCGCAGCGCTCGATCCAGGCGAAACGGGGCCGATCGCCGATCGCTTCAGGACGACATACAATTACCCGGCCGACGTCAATGTGGCTTACGCTTATGATATGGTTGCGCTGACTGCAGGGATTGCCAGCGCGGTCGGTCCCGATGGCTTCAGCAAACAGACCCTCGAGAACCCGAGCGGATTTCGCGGATCAACAGGTTTGTTCCGCTTTCGCGCTGACGGATCCAGCCAAAGATCGATGCCGTTCTATCGGATTCAAAAGAGTGCGCTCAAACTCGTTGCCAAATCGACGTCGGGTTTCTGACCGGCAGGCCCCGCAAACTCGCTCCAGCTGATGAGCTGGCCGCGCCGCAACCGGCTGGCCTTCGCGGTCGGGAGCCTCGGGCTTCTGACCGGTGTCCTGCTGATCGCCCAGGCCGGATCAATGCTTTCGATCGATCGGCCCATGCCGGCGGAGCCCCGCGATCCCGGTCGCACCCAGTCAAGACAGCCGGTTGCCGCCTCTGTCGAAGCGCAAAGCCGAAAGCCGGCTCGCAAGATTGCTCAAGACCTCATAGCCCCGCCGCAACTTGATCCTGCCGAGATCGAGCGGGTCGAGCCTCGCCCACCGCTCAGCGACATCGGGCTGGCCGTGCCCCCGGAAACGCCGATGCCCAGGGATTGGCGGGAGACCCTACTGTTCCGCCCGATTGCGACATCGTCAGCGATCTTCGAAGCCATGGGCCGCAAGGTAATCATCAGCGGGGTGCAGGATATCGACATCGACAGAACCTGTTCGTTCCACGACACCGCCTGGCCTTGCGGCCAGCGCGCTCGTGCCGCCTTCAATGCCTGGATGAGGGGGCGAGCACTGAAGTGTTTCGTGCCGCCAGACGTCGAACGCTTTGCCATTGCCGCGCCATGCAGGCTGGGCAAGCAGGACGTTGGCGCCTGGCTCGTTTCCAATGGCTGGGCCATGGCATTGCCGAGCGGCATCTACGGCAAGGCGGAGACGACAGCCAGGAACGCGGAGATGGGCATATTCGGCCTGCCACAATAGCGGCCGTGGTGCCGGATTTCTGTTTTCAACCCCCATGGATTCAGCAGGCCGATTTCATCCAGGCCGCTATGAGATCATTGCGCCAATCCATCAAATTGGAAGGTTCCTCGAAACAGAAATTGCGGCATGTCGGTCTTATACAAGCCCGTCCACAGGAGATCGGCCAGTGACAAAAACAATGACGACCACTTCGCCCCGGCCATGGAAAGGCGTCGCTTATCTGACCTTTCTGGGAACTGCAGGAGTTTTGGCTCTTTCAATCAGCCTCAACTACCTGCTTTTGTTCTCGGAGGTGTTGACACCATTTTGGCGCAGCGTGATCACGGCCACCGTGTTGCCCATCGTGATTGGTGTTCCGCTTTTTGTGTTCATTGGATCGCAGCAGATCAAGGTTCGTCGCTATCGACGGGAACTCAACACGTCAGCGACCTTTGATGCGCTGACAGGCTGCCTGAACGGCGCTGTCTTCTCATCAATGGTCGAAAGGAGAACGCCGAAGCCATCGGCGGGAGGTTCAAGATCGGGCGCATTCCTGGTGATCCACCCCGAACACCTTCGATCCATCAATTTGCGCTTCGGTGCCGGATGGGGCGACGAGGCTTTGCGGCTGATAGCATCGACGATCCAATCATCGTTGCGCAACGAGGATCTGGTTGGCCGTATAGGATCCTCCATGTTCGGGGTGTTTCTCCCCGGTGCGACCGAGCAAGATGCAGAGGAAATCGGCGAGCGCATCCGGGCGCGCGTGGCGCAAGTCTATTTCGCGCCAAAGGGTACCGAGGATGTCCTCTCAATACGTGTTGGAGGCATCGCGTTCGAAAATGAGTTGAAATTCGACGACATGTTCAGGACCGCGGAAGCGCGGCTATCTGGCATCGAAACCGCCGCAGCGGGCCAAATATCGCGACACCAAGAACCTGTTGACGTTATGCCCAAACCTGGGCACCAATACTGACGCCCAGATTGTGGCGAAGCCGGAAATCGAGCGCGATTTCAAAGGCTTGGAAAGGCGGGTGAATCCCGTTGGCTGGGGATCCAGGTACCCCAGCCAAAAAATTTCACAACAAGAATAATGGTTTGGTGGGTAGTTTAGCCTCGGTTCATTTTAAATCGCCATGCTTCCTGAGGTTACTCCACGAGACCGCGCCATGCCCACCGATAGCCAGTTCATCCTCGAAAGCATCAGCCAAGGCTGCATGACGCTTGCTGAGGACGAGTTCTTCATCGACAGGCTGGTGAAGTATTTCGGCAATGGGCGAATCCGGTGGCATGTCGAGTTTCGTGGGCATCGCATCGAATTCACAACCGGCCAGCTCAAGAGGCAGCCCACCTTCCGCAGAAAGATGCTCGAACAGGCCGGTGTGCTGCCGCCGCAGCGTGCCGGGGGAGACTATAAGCGATGGGCCATCGACCTGAGGAAGAGTGCCGTCGAGCTTCCCTGGCGGGATCGGCCGGTCGATGCCGGTTTCGCCATCGACAAGCTTGTCAGTCTGGGAGGTGACCGCTGGACGGTTGACTACCAAGGCAAGGTCATCAAGTTCACGACGACCAAACTCCGCAGGCAAACCAGTTTCCGCAAGAGGATGCTGCTGAAGGCCAAGGTGCTGCCGCCGCAGCTTGACGCGGCTGCATATCGGAAGTGGATGGACTGGCTGATCCAAAATGCCACGGAGGCTGCACCGCAGGCCGGCGATGCCTTGATGAGTGAGAAAAGTTGGCTTGACGACCTGCCGGAGCTAGCCGGCTGGCAAAACGAAGCGCCGCCCTAACGGCGCAACGGGAGGCCACCTACGGCAGGTTGACGAAGTGTTGGTGGGATGGGCATAAGAGCGGCGCGGTCTGAGGGCGGGACGGTGACGCATCGGTCTGCAAAACCGACGTAATGGGTTCAATTCCCATTCAGACCTCCATTTTCAAAAGCCGTCCGCGCTTACCTAGGCCGGGCGGCTTTTTCTTGTCAGGGCCTTACCTCGTCAAACAATGGCGGTGCTACTCATGGCATTTGCCATGCCCAGAGATTTCGGCACACATGGATGACGAAAGAATCTGGCCACGGCTTGGCTCGCGGCCGACAAGACTTTGAATGGAAGACATGGACCGCTTCAACCTCGGCAGCTACCGCCGCCCCATCTCCACCCACTCCATTGAAACCCAGCGCTGGTTCGATATCGGGCTCAACTGGTGCTACGGCTTCAACCACGAGGAAGGCATCAAGTGCTTTGAGAAGGCGCTGGAGACCGATCCGGACTGTGCGATGGTTCATTGGGGCATCGCCTATGCCGCCGGGCCTTTCTACAACCTGACCTGGAAGGAGCATGGCGAGGCCGAGGCCAACAGCGCGACCAAGCGTTGCTTCGAGCATGTGCAGCTGGCGCGCGCCCACGCGGCTGGCGCCAGCAACGTGGAAAAGGAATTGATCGAGGCGCTGGCATCTCGTTTCCAGAAGCCGCACAAAGTGAGCCCGCAGGAATTCGAACAGTGGGACGATGCCTATGCCGCCGCGATGCGGCGGGTCTATGAAAAGTTTCCCAACGACCATGATGTGATGGCGCTGCTGGTCGAGGCGCTGATGATGCGCACGGTGCGGCGGCTGTGGAACCTCAAGACCGGTGAGCCGGCGCCGAATTCGGACGTGCTTGAGGCGCTGGAGGTTTGCGAGCGATCGATCCGGCTCGCCGATGAGGCCGGCATCGCCCAGCATCCAGCGATCGTCCATCTCCACATCCATCTGCTGGAGATGTCCACCATGCCGGAACGTGGCATGCGCTCGGCGGATCTGCTCGGCGAAATGTGCCCCGATGCCGGGCACATGAACCACATGCCGGGGCATATCTATGTGCTGTGCGGCGAGTACGAGAAAGCGAAACTCGCCAGCGAAAAGGCGGTTCGCGCCAACGACCTCTATCTCGCCTATGCCGATGAGCCGACCTATTACCTGCTCGGCTGCTGCCACGATCTGCATCTGATGATGTTCACCTGCATGTTCCTTGGTCAGTACAAGCCCGCGCTGTGGGCCGCCGACAAGGTGCGCGGCCTGGTCACGCGCGACGTGGTCGCCATCCCTGACAGGCCAAAGCTCACCCAGACCGTGGAAGGCTATCATGCGATGAAATCGCATGTGCAGGTTCGCTTCGGCCGCTGGCAGGAGATCATCGATGAACCGGCCGTCGACGAGCCCGGCCTCTATGTGCTGACGGCGGCCATGCAGCACTATGCCAAGGGCGTCGCGCACGCGACGCTGAAGCAATTCACGGAGGCCGAGCGTGAGCGCGACCGGTTCCACCGGCACGTGGCAAGCATTGCGCCCGAGCGGCGCTTCCTCAGCAACCCGACGCAGGCCTCGCTCGCCGTGGGCGCTGCCCTGCTCGACGGCGAACTTGCCTACCATCAGGGCCGATACGACGAGGCCTATGCCCATTTGCGGCAAGCGGTCGAGCTGGATGACAATCTCTCCTACACCGAGCCATGGGCGTGGATGCACCCTCCCCGCCATGCCCTGGCGGCACTGCTTCTCGACCATGGCCATGCGCAAGAGGCCGAGCAGGTCTATCGCGATGATCTCGGCCTCAGCGGCAAGGTGCAGCGCTGCGCCCAGCACCCGGACAATGTCTGGGCGCTACACGGACTGGTGGAATGTTTGAGGCGGCGGGGAGAGACCCAAGAACTTCCGGTGTTGCAAGCAAGCCTTGCCATGGCACTGGCCAAGGCGGATGTGGCGATCAGTTCATCCTGCCTGTGCCGGACGAGCGTGCAGTCGGATCGTAGCTGCTGTCATTGAAAATTATGGCGGCGTTGCGCTCAGGAGAAAATCTCCGCCAGCTCATCGACGCTGGCGCCTTCCTTGACCCGGCGCAGTTCGACGTAGCTCACAGCCGGCAGAATTGACCCCACGACAAATTCCGCCGCGGCCAAAACAGCGCTCAGAAAAAATCCTATTGGCGCACCAAATGAGAATGTGAGCCGTTTTAGCGAGAAATTGATCGCCAATGTCGCCGCGAAAACGACAAGCCAAACCGCGATAACTGACCAGCGGCTCCCTGCCGTCAGGTCGCGGCTACGCCTCAGACTACCGAACACTCCCACCCTTTCCTGTATGAGAGCTGGTACCGCGACAAACCAGCGTCCCAGCAACAACAATCCAGGAACTACAAGCAGCACGAAGCCAAAAAGGACACCGAGACCAACCAGCAACGAGATCCCTATTGCCGGCAGCAGAAAAGCGAACGCCGTGCCGATGCAATCTCTAATCAATGGTCGCTTGCCGTTCAGATCCTCGATGGCAACCCGCATGAGCGCAGACTGCAAGAACGACAACAGCACGACGTAGCCGACTGCGCCAATTGCTGAAAGCGTGACCCGTTGCGCCGAAAATTCCGGCGTGCCGTGTTCCATAAGAGTCACGGACTTCCAGAACCAGATCGAAAAGGCGAAGTTCGGCACGGCGTAGAAGATCAGGCCAAGTCCGAGGCACACAGCGGGATTGCGACCGATGACCGCAAAGCTGTCGCCGAGAACCCGGCCGATGCGGAATCGATCGCGCTGGTCCAGCGTCACTGACGCCATGGCGTGTCCCCCTTTTCAGGCTGCCATTCCCTACGAGAAAATCTCCGCCAGTTCGCCGACGCTGGTGCCTTCCTTGGCCTGGCGCAGTTCGACATAGCTGACGGCCGTGGCGACCGAGATCACCATCGACACCACGGTCTGCACCAAGGCGGCCAAAAAGGCAGCGATAATTCCATGGAAGAGATAAACGACCACTGCGCTCATCGACTGGATCACCAGCGCAAGGATGATCAGGATCAGGAAAAGTCCGAACAGAGACCAGCGGCTGCCTTTGGTCAACGCACGGCTGCGCGACATCGAACCGAAGACACCAAGCTGCTCCTGGATGAGCACCGGTATCGCCACCGACCAGCCGAGCCAAAGGATGATGCCGGGCACCAGCAATGCAATCGAGGCAAAACCCACGCCAAGTCCGACAAGCAAGCCGATTCCGAGAGTCGGCAGCAAATAGCG
Protein-coding regions in this window:
- a CDS encoding ABC transporter substrate-binding protein; protein product: MRDAAKLAMADIGNGLLTLTIEDTKGDSAQASKLAVMAMTTGSKVVIGPTELSAAQHIATLSGSKRPPVLALADNFAGSAGVYAVRLSEADSAAAGAAGLAAKGSKKFVLLVAEGSNASAVEKRVANGLSIYGATLAVTVPYSTGDGSKAVDQMGSLVDAPDAVIVASGDESPSPVLAALKSKGIPGKAISVVGTDRWLEHPMDPLFEGAYIAALDPGETGPIADRFRTTYNYPADVNVAYAYDMVALTAGIASAVGPDGFSKQTLENPSGFRGSTGLFRFRADGSSQRSMPFYRIQKSALKLVAKSTSGF
- a CDS encoding thermonuclease family protein → MSWPRRNRLAFAVGSLGLLTGVLLIAQAGSMLSIDRPMPAEPRDPGRTQSRQPVAASVEAQSRKPARKIAQDLIAPPQLDPAEIERVEPRPPLSDIGLAVPPETPMPRDWRETLLFRPIATSSAIFEAMGRKVIISGVQDIDIDRTCSFHDTAWPCGQRARAAFNAWMRGRALKCFVPPDVERFAIAAPCRLGKQDVGAWLVSNGWAMALPSGIYGKAETTARNAEMGIFGLPQ
- a CDS encoding GGDEF domain-containing protein, whose amino-acid sequence is MTKTMTTTSPRPWKGVAYLTFLGTAGVLALSISLNYLLLFSEVLTPFWRSVITATVLPIVIGVPLFVFIGSQQIKVRRYRRELNTSATFDALTGCLNGAVFSSMVERRTPKPSAGGSRSGAFLVIHPEHLRSINLRFGAGWGDEALRLIASTIQSSLRNEDLVGRIGSSMFGVFLPGATEQDAEEIGERIRARVAQVYFAPKGTEDVLSIRVGGIAFENELKFDDMFRTAEARLSGIETAAAGQISRHQEPVDVMPKPGHQY
- a CDS encoding tetratricopeptide repeat protein, with product MDRFNLGSYRRPISTHSIETQRWFDIGLNWCYGFNHEEGIKCFEKALETDPDCAMVHWGIAYAAGPFYNLTWKEHGEAEANSATKRCFEHVQLARAHAAGASNVEKELIEALASRFQKPHKVSPQEFEQWDDAYAAAMRRVYEKFPNDHDVMALLVEALMMRTVRRLWNLKTGEPAPNSDVLEALEVCERSIRLADEAGIAQHPAIVHLHIHLLEMSTMPERGMRSADLLGEMCPDAGHMNHMPGHIYVLCGEYEKAKLASEKAVRANDLYLAYADEPTYYLLGCCHDLHLMMFTCMFLGQYKPALWAADKVRGLVTRDVVAIPDRPKLTQTVEGYHAMKSHVQVRFGRWQEIIDEPAVDEPGLYVLTAAMQHYAKGVAHATLKQFTEAERERDRFHRHVASIAPERRFLSNPTQASLAVGAALLDGELAYHQGRYDEAYAHLRQAVELDDNLSYTEPWAWMHPPRHALAALLLDHGHAQEAEQVYRDDLGLSGKVQRCAQHPDNVWALHGLVECLRRRGETQELPVLQASLAMALAKADVAISSSCLCRTSVQSDRSCCH